The genomic stretch AGAAATTTCCTTATGCAAAACTCTAGCTCTATCAATCACTCTACCTAAACGTTGCGTCATAGCACCAATCATGCCAGCAACAGCTGTTAATAAAAAAACAGGTGCCACTGCCAATTGAATACTTTCACCTAGCGCCATCGGACTCATCATGACCTACCCTTATTAAAATGTACCCGGATACAAAATATCTTTTGTAACGTTTTGAATATCGCGATGACCTGTAAATGCCATCGTTAAATCTAACTCTCGATGAATAATCTCAAGGCATTTAGTTACACCCGCCTCACCCATTGCTCCCAAACCGTTTAAAAAAGGTCTGCCAATTAAAGTGCCTCGCGCGCCTAAAGCCCATGCTTTTAGAACATCTTGTCCAGAACGTATACCACCATCCACCCAAACCTCGATATCTTTACCAACTGCATCAACAATACCTGGCAAAGCATGGATACTTGAAACAGCACCATCTAGCTGACGCCCCCCATGATTAGAAACTACCAAAGCATCAGCGCCAGAGTTAGCTGCTAAACGCGCATCTCCTTCATCCAAGATACCTTTGATGATTAACTTCCCACCCCACAATTTCTTAATCCACTCCACATCTGCCCAACTTAAAGCTGGATCAAACTGCTCAGCAGTCCAAGAAGAAAGTGATGACATATCACCAACCCCTGTTGCATGCCCCACAATATTCCTAAATGTGCGGCGAGGTGTCATCGCCATATTGAGACACCAACGTGGTTTAGTCATCATATTGATGATATTAGGAATAGTTAATTTAGGAGGGGCAGTTAAACCATTTTTAATATCTTTATGACGTTGCCCTAAGATCTGCAAATCTAAAGTCAGTACTAATGCAGAGCATTTTGCCGCTTTAGCGCGCTCGATTAGGCGCTCAATAAAAAATCGATCTTTCATGACATATAACTGAAACCAAAAAGGCTTCGTAGTTCGCTCAGCGACATCTTCAATCGAACAAATACTCATCGTTGACAAGCAAAATGGCACTCCAAATTTCTCAGCAGCCTTAGCAGCAAGAATTTCACCATCAGCATGTTGCATACCTGTTAACCCTGTCGGGGCCAAACCAACAGGCATCATCACATCCTGACCAACCATCGTAGTTTTAGTGGTACGGTTCTCCATATTCACTGCCACTTTTTGGCGAAGTTTTATTTTTTGATAATCTGCCTCGTTAGACCGATAGGTTGACTCAGTCCAAGACCCCGAATCACAGTAGTCATAAAACATCTTCGGTGTACGTTTTTTATGAAGAATTCTTAAATCTTCAATATTGGTAATGATTGGCATACCCCTATCTCCTTATTCTTTATATTAGTTCAACTGTACTCTGTAGTATCCTCAGAATCAGTCATTTTGAACATTATATGAATACCTGAATAAGCATGGCAAAACCTTTAACTTTAGAAAAAATACTATTTAGCCAAGGTTTTGGCACCCGCCGCTATTGCAGCGACCTCGTATATGCTGATCTAGTCAAGGTTAATGGGGTCTTAGCAGAAGACCCCGAAGAAAAAATACCCCCAGAAAACCTTCAATTAGAGGTAGATGGCCAAGCTTGGGAGTTCCATGAAAAGGCCTATGTTGCCTTCCATAAGCCCGTTGGCTATGAATGCTCCCACAAAACCAGTCACCACCCTAGCGTTTACGGCTTACTGCCTCAACCGCTTATTGAAAGAGGGATTCAATGTGTTGGCCGCCTCGACTGGGACACCACAGGGCTACTACTACTTTCCGATGACGGTCAATTTATTCACAAAATGACCAGCCCCAAAAAAAACATTGGAAAAATTTACGATATCACCACGGCGGAGCCTATCACTCAGAAACAAATCGATCATCTGTTAAATGGCGTCATTTTGGACGATGACCCTAAACCATGTTTCGCGAAAGCTTGCGTGCAAAAAGAGGATAAATTATTAGCTATGACGATAGTTGAGGGGCGCTACCATCAAGTAAAACGGATGCTAGCAGCAGCAGGCAATCATGTCGCTGGGCTCCATCGATCAACAATTGGCGCATACACAATGCCAACAGATTTGGCGGAAGGCCAATGGCGTTGGCTATACCCTCAAGACCTACAAGAGCTAGGGAAGAACATCGATATAGCCTAAAAAGGATCTATAAGGGTATTTATTTAATCAAATCTAAAGCCGCTTTAAAAGCGGGATGCTCGCAGGATTGCAACCACTCAAAAATCACCATCTCTGTAGTTACCAATTCAGCACCATTACTAGCCAATCGATCAAAAGCTGCATCGCGATTAGCCTCAGTTCTAGAGCTACAAGCATCGGTCACAACCCAAACATCAAACTCCTCATCAATTAAACCTAATGCTGTCTGCAATAAGCAGACATGAGCCTCACAGCCAGCAAGAACAATCGTATTCCTCTCATCTTGAGGTTCTTGCTTACGTTGTAAATGCTTAGGCAAACTACGGGCGTTTCCTTGTGGTTTAGCTGGAGCCCTTAACCATTCGCCAAGACCATCTTCACAAGCTCCAAAATGCATCTTGGTGAGTGTTTTCTGGCACAAGGCTTTTAACTCAGGCGGATTCTCCCCTAGCTTTTCTGGATATTGCTCTGTGGCAAAGATTGGCAATTTAAGAAGCTTAGCTATTTTAGCTAACTTAAGTGCATTGACCAAAACCTGATCAGCATCATAAATGGCAGGCATCAACTTAGCCTGGTAATCGACTAGTACCAATTGAGATTCATCAGCGTTTAGGAGTATGGACATATGGAACTTTTTTTATCTATGATGGAGGTAAGCTATTTTCGTATAAAACAGTTAAGAAAGGGAGAATGATTCATATGCTGGCTCTTCTAATAGTTATCCCGTTTATTTTTTTCGTTCTTTACATTAATGCTATTAGCAAAACATTGCGCGCCATTGACCCTGAAATGCGCACCCAATCACCAGGGATGGCCTGGCTACTATTAATCCCAGTTTTCAATGTAATTTGGTTTTTCTTTTTAATTAAAGCTATTCAAGAGGGGTTTGGCCGCATGCAAAATGCTGGTCGTTTGAAAAAAGAAGTCGACACCGGCTACAACATGGGACTTGCTGCCGGCGTTTGTTGGGTTGCGAGCATTATTCCAAGACTTATGTTTCTAGCATTTATACCTTTATTTGTTTTCTCGGTACTACACTGGAATAAATTACAAAAAGCTAGGCAAGCGGTTATTCAATGATGATTAAGCATTAAAAAAGGCTCCCTAAGGAGCCTTTTTGGTCTAGCTTATCAATTGATTAAGCAGATACCTTATCAGCTACATCACTAAAATCTTTAATCTGATCAAAGTTCATGTACTTGTAGATGTCAGCACTGCTTGCATTAATCACACCAATGTCAGCCATATATTCTTCCTTCGTTGGAATACGACCCAACTTAGAACAAATCGAAGCCAATTCAGCAGAACCTAAATAAACAAAGGTATTTTTACCTAAGCGATTCGGGAAATTACGTGTTGATGTAGACATAACCGTTGCACCTTCACGAACTTGAGCTTGGTTACCCATACAGAGGGAGCAACCCGGCATTTCCATACGTGCGCCAGCACTACCCAATACACCATAATGACCCTCTTCTGTTAACTGTTGCGCATCCATCTTCGTCGGAGGAGCAACCCATAACTTAACAGGAATATCACGCTTACCTTCTAGCAATTTAGATGCAGCACGGAAATGACCAATGTTAGTCATGCAAGAGCCGATGAATACTTCATCGATTTTTGCACCAGAAACCTCTGACAATGTCTTCACATCATCTGGGTCATTAGGGCACGCCACGATAGGCTCGTGCACATCTGCCAAATCAATCTCAATAACCGCAGCGTACTCAGCATCAGCGTCACCTTTTAATAATTCAGGTTTAGCCAACCATGCCTCCATCGCTTTAATACGACGAGCTAAAGTACGAGCATCTGAGTAACCATTAGCAATCATCCACTTCATCAATGTAATGTTGCTGTTCATGTACTCAATAATTGGATCTTTATTTAAATGCACGGTACAACCAGCAGCTGAACGCTCTGCAGACGCATCAGACAACTCAAAGGCCTGCTCAACTTTAAGATCTGGCAAACCTTCAATTTCAAGAATACGGCCAGAGAAAATGTTCTTCTTACCCTTCTTCTCGACGGTTAATAGGCCTTGCTTGATTGCATACAAAGGAATTGCATTCACTAAATCACGCAAAGTTACGCCAGGCTGCATCTTGCCTTTAAAACGCACCAATACAGACTCAGGCATATCCAAAGGCATAACGCCTGTGGCTGCAGCAAATGCTACCAAACCAGAACCAGCCGGGAAAGAAATACCAATTGGGAAACGAGTATGTGAGTCACCACCCGTACCTACTGTGTCTGGCAATAACAAACGGTTTAACCATGAGTGAATCACACCATCACCTGGACGCAAAGCAACACCACCACGCGTACTGATAAAGTCAGGTAGCTCATGGTGCATCTTCACATCAACTGGCTTTGGATAAGCAGCTGTATGGCAGAAAGACTGCATCACCATATCTGAAGAGAAACCTAAACAAGCTAAGTCTTTTAGCTCATCACGAGTCATTGGGCCCGTTGTATCTTGTGAACCAACGGTTGTCATCTTAGGCTCACAATAGGTACCTGGGCGAACGCCTTTACCTTCAGGTAAGCCACATGCACGACCCACCATCTTCTGCGCCAATGAGAAACCTTTACCAGAATCAGCTGGATTTGTTGGCAAGCGGAACAATGTGGAAACAGGTAATCCTAATGCTTCACGTGCCTTAGTTGTTAAGCCACGGCCAATAATCAATGGAATACGGCCACCAGCACGCACCTCATCGAACAACACGTCTGATTTAACTTTAAATTCAGCAACCACTTTGCCGTCTTTTAGCGCTTTACCTTCATATGGGCGCAATTCAATTACATCACCCATATTCATACTATTAACATCTAATTCAATTGGTAACGCGCCTGCGTCTTCCATCGTGTTATAGAAAATAGGAGCAATTTTGCTACCTAAGCAAACACCACCAAAACGCTTGTTTGGTACATAAGGAATATCTTCGCCCGTGAACCACAACACTGAGTTAGTTGCTGACTTACGTGAAGAACCTGTACCAACCACGTCACCAACATAAGCAACCAAGTTACCTTTAGCTTGCAAAGCTTCTAACTGCTTAATTGGGCCAACCTTACCTGGCTCTTGTGGCTCAATACCATCACGCGGGTTCTTCAACATTGCTAAAGCATGCAAAGGAATATCTGGACGGCTCCAAGCATCTGGCGCAGGAGACAAATCATCGGTATTTGTTTCACCAGTTACTTTAAATACAGTCAACGTCATGCTTTGCGGCACTTCTGGTCGGCTAGTAAACCACTCAGCGTCAGCCCAGCTTTGCAATACAGCCTTCGCATTAGCATTACCCTTGTCTGCCTTTTCCTTAACGTCGTGGAATTGATCAAACATCAACAAAGTCTTTTTCAAACCATCAGCAGCAATCTTGCCTACTGCAGCATCATCTAACAAATCAATGAGAGGAGAAA from Polynucleobacter sp. MWH-Spelu-300-X4 encodes the following:
- a CDS encoding alpha-hydroxy acid oxidase; this encodes MPIITNIEDLRILHKKRTPKMFYDYCDSGSWTESTYRSNEADYQKIKLRQKVAVNMENRTTKTTMVGQDVMMPVGLAPTGLTGMQHADGEILAAKAAEKFGVPFCLSTMSICSIEDVAERTTKPFWFQLYVMKDRFFIERLIERAKAAKCSALVLTLDLQILGQRHKDIKNGLTAPPKLTIPNIINMMTKPRWCLNMAMTPRRTFRNIVGHATGVGDMSSLSSWTAEQFDPALSWADVEWIKKLWGGKLIIKGILDEGDARLAANSGADALVVSNHGGRQLDGAVSSIHALPGIVDAVGKDIEVWVDGGIRSGQDVLKAWALGARGTLIGRPFLNGLGAMGEAGVTKCLEIIHRELDLTMAFTGHRDIQNVTKDILYPGTF
- a CDS encoding isochorismatase family protein, with translation MLLNADESQLVLVDYQAKLMPAIYDADQVLVNALKLAKIAKLLKLPIFATEQYPEKLGENPPELKALCQKTLTKMHFGACEDGLGEWLRAPAKPQGNARSLPKHLQRKQEPQDERNTIVLAGCEAHVCLLQTALGLIDEEFDVWVVTDACSSRTEANRDAAFDRLASNGAELVTTEMVIFEWLQSCEHPAFKAALDLIK
- the acnB gene encoding bifunctional aconitate hydratase 2/2-methylisocitrate dehydratase; amino-acid sequence: MLKAYRDHVAERAALGIPPLPLSAQQTSELIELLKNPPKGEESTLVELITYRVPAGVDDAAKVKASYLAAVAFGKEKTPLITRETATQLLGTMLGGYNISPLIDLLDDAAVGKIAADGLKKTLLMFDQFHDVKEKADKGNANAKAVLQSWADAEWFTSRPEVPQSMTLTVFKVTGETNTDDLSPAPDAWSRPDIPLHALAMLKNPRDGIEPQEPGKVGPIKQLEALQAKGNLVAYVGDVVGTGSSRKSATNSVLWFTGEDIPYVPNKRFGGVCLGSKIAPIFYNTMEDAGALPIELDVNSMNMGDVIELRPYEGKALKDGKVVAEFKVKSDVLFDEVRAGGRIPLIIGRGLTTKAREALGLPVSTLFRLPTNPADSGKGFSLAQKMVGRACGLPEGKGVRPGTYCEPKMTTVGSQDTTGPMTRDELKDLACLGFSSDMVMQSFCHTAAYPKPVDVKMHHELPDFISTRGGVALRPGDGVIHSWLNRLLLPDTVGTGGDSHTRFPIGISFPAGSGLVAFAAATGVMPLDMPESVLVRFKGKMQPGVTLRDLVNAIPLYAIKQGLLTVEKKGKKNIFSGRILEIEGLPDLKVEQAFELSDASAERSAAGCTVHLNKDPIIEYMNSNITLMKWMIANGYSDARTLARRIKAMEAWLAKPELLKGDADAEYAAVIEIDLADVHEPIVACPNDPDDVKTLSEVSGAKIDEVFIGSCMTNIGHFRAASKLLEGKRDIPVKLWVAPPTKMDAQQLTEEGHYGVLGSAGARMEMPGCSLCMGNQAQVREGATVMSTSTRNFPNRLGKNTFVYLGSAELASICSKLGRIPTKEEYMADIGVINASSADIYKYMNFDQIKDFSDVADKVSA
- a CDS encoding pseudouridine synthase, which gives rise to MAKPLTLEKILFSQGFGTRRYCSDLVYADLVKVNGVLAEDPEEKIPPENLQLEVDGQAWEFHEKAYVAFHKPVGYECSHKTSHHPSVYGLLPQPLIERGIQCVGRLDWDTTGLLLLSDDGQFIHKMTSPKKNIGKIYDITTAEPITQKQIDHLLNGVILDDDPKPCFAKACVQKEDKLLAMTIVEGRYHQVKRMLAAAGNHVAGLHRSTIGAYTMPTDLAEGQWRWLYPQDLQELGKNIDIA